The genomic interval ACGCCTTATACCACCTGGCTCTCTGAAATTATGCTACAGCAGACCCAGGTTCGGCAAGTCGAACCTTATTACCGCCGTTTTATAAACCTATTTCCGGAAATCCGGCTCCTGGCCGAGGCCCCTTTAGAAAAGGTGCTTAAAGTCTGGGAGGGGATGGGCTATTACAGCCGGGCCCGAAACCTCCATCAAACGGCCCAGATTCTGGTTCACCGATTTAAAGGGGAAATTCCCGCCGGGCTTGAAGATCTCCTCAAACTGCCGGGCATCGGCCGGTCGACGGCCGGAGCCATACTCAGTCTGGCTTATGGGCAATCGGTCCCCGTGCTGGATGGAAATATCAAACGGGTCCTGATACGGTTTTTTTTTATCAGCCGGGATCCCGGGGACAAAGATACCATAGGTCAGCTCTGGACCCTTTCCCGGGGAATACTTCCCCTTAAAAACGCCGGACCGTTCAACGAAGCCCTGATGGAGTTGGGGGCCTTGATCTGTTCCCCGAAAAATCCCCAGTGTGCCGACTGTCCTGTAAAAGCAGCCTGTCAAGGATATCGATCCGGCCGGCCGGCCTCTTTGCCCATTAAGCGGCCCCCAAAAAAGATCCCCCATTTTGATGTTGCCGCCGCCGTGGTGAGAAACAATACCAAGATCCTGATAACCAGGCGGCCGGAAAAGGGTTTATTGGGTGGTCTATGGGAATTCCCCGGAGGCAAAAAAGAACCCGGGGAATCCCTGGAAGAATGTTTGCAACGGGAAATACGCGAAGAATTAAATATAGAGATCGAAGTGGGGGAACCCTTTTTCAAGGTCCGCCATGGTTACACCCATTTTCGGATCACATTGCATTGTTTCTTTTGCCGCAAACTTAAAGGCCGCATCAAGCGCCTCGGGATTATGGATTACCGCTGGGTGCATCCTTCCGAGTTGGACCTTTTCCCTTTCCCCAGGGCGGATCAAAAAGTGATTGAATATTTAAAGGAGCAAGTATGGAAAAACTGATCATTACTGTTGGAATTACCGGGTCCCGCATAACCCGGGACCAAACTCCCCATATCCCGATTACCCCCGAGGAGATCGCCCAATCGGGAATCGAAGCCTGGAAGGCCGGGGCCTCGGTCCTGCACATCCATGTCAGGGATCCCAGGACCCAATTAGGGTGCCAGGATCCGGCCATTTACCGGGAAGTGGTAGACCGGATCCGCAGCCGGACCGATGCCATTTTGTGTTTAACCACCAGCGGTATCCCGGGCCGCAACCTGCCGATTGAAGAGCGTCTCCAATCCCTGGCCTTTGATCCCGAAATGGTTTCTTTCGATGCCGGCTCGGTCAATATGGGGTCGAATGTCTTTTTAAACCCTCCTGAATTCCTGGAGGCCCTGGCCAAAGCCACTCTGGCCAAAGGGATTAAGCCGGAATTGGAGGTCTTTGAGATCGGCATGGTCTATACCTGCCGGCGATATCTGGAAAAAGGACTCCTTAAGGCCCCGCTCCATTTTCAATTTGTCCTGGGGGTTCAGGGGGGGATGCCGGCCACCCCCAAATCTCTCTTGCACCTGACCGAGATTATTCCCCCTGGCTCCACCTGGTCGGTCATAGGGATTGGGGCCAGCCAGCTCCCCATGGCCGTCATGGGTCTGATGATGGATGGCCATGTGCGGGTCGGTTTGGAGGATAATATTTATTATTCGAAAGGTCGGTTGGCTGAAAGCAACGCCCAACTGGTAGAAAGGGTCGTCCGGATCAGCAAAGAATTCGGCCGGGAAGTGGCCAACCCTTCCGAAGCCCGGAAAATTCTGTGTTTGCCCCCCATTCAGTCAAAAATGGTCTTATAAAAAATTGACTTAAAAATTATTTTTAGGTATGAATGGCATCATGATAACCGGATCCTGCCGAAGGCCCGAGGGGGTTTAAACCCATGCTTGATAGCGCCATTTTTTTACCCGGGACACAAGTCTTGTTCGAGGTCCCCCATCTGTCCGGAGTTAAATCCCAAACCTTTTTTCGGGGGTGCCGCGAAGACCACTATATCATTTTGGATTATCCCTATAACAGCAACGGGGTTCCCTTACCTTTAAAGGACGGCATGCCCTGTATTATCCGCTTCATTGGTCAGGGGAAAGTTTATGCCTTTCAATCGGAAATTCAACGGACGGTCAGATATCCTTATCCTTTTGTTTTCATTAACTATCCACAGGAACTGGATCATATCAATCTGAGAAATACCGAGAGATACCCTATTCGCATACCAACCGTTTATTCTGAGCAGGCCCTGGAAGGCACTCATGACGGCTATCCTTCCGGTCAACTGCTCGACCTTTCGGAAACAGGCTGCCTCCTTTTAACCGATCAACGCTT from Deltaproteobacteria bacterium carries:
- a CDS encoding 3-keto-5-aminohexanoate cleavage protein, with the protein product MEKLIITVGITGSRITRDQTPHIPITPEEIAQSGIEAWKAGASVLHIHVRDPRTQLGCQDPAIYREVVDRIRSRTDAILCLTTSGIPGRNLPIEERLQSLAFDPEMVSFDAGSVNMGSNVFLNPPEFLEALAKATLAKGIKPELEVFEIGMVYTCRRYLEKGLLKAPLHFQFVLGVQGGMPATPKSLLHLTEIIPPGSTWSVIGIGASQLPMAVMGLMMDGHVRVGLEDNIYYSKGRLAESNAQLVERVVRISKEFGREVANPSEARKILCLPPIQSKMVL
- a CDS encoding flagellar brake protein, which codes for MLDSAIFLPGTQVLFEVPHLSGVKSQTFFRGCREDHYIILDYPYNSNGVPLPLKDGMPCIIRFIGQGKVYAFQSEIQRTVRYPYPFVFINYPQELDHINLRNTERYPIRIPTVYSEQALEGTHDGYPSGQLLDLSETGCLLLTDQRFDLETLLFLAFNLPNQEPIQNLSVKVKRVSRKEEAYQLGLQFIVSEDPDIEKIRNYLSYLQSLRIQA
- the mutY gene encoding A/G-specific adenine glycosylase, encoding TPYTTWLSEIMLQQTQVRQVEPYYRRFINLFPEIRLLAEAPLEKVLKVWEGMGYYSRARNLHQTAQILVHRFKGEIPAGLEDLLKLPGIGRSTAGAILSLAYGQSVPVLDGNIKRVLIRFFFISRDPGDKDTIGQLWTLSRGILPLKNAGPFNEALMELGALICSPKNPQCADCPVKAACQGYRSGRPASLPIKRPPKKIPHFDVAAAVVRNNTKILITRRPEKGLLGGLWEFPGGKKEPGESLEECLQREIREELNIEIEVGEPFFKVRHGYTHFRITLHCFFCRKLKGRIKRLGIMDYRWVHPSELDLFPFPRADQKVIEYLKEQVWKN